A single genomic interval of Streptomyces sp. 1222.5 harbors:
- the ftsW gene encoding putative lipid II flippase FtsW, with the protein MPSSRTGRPPVQRASRRPAVSRPARENPVQRFYGRAKRAWDRPLTAYYLILGGSVLITVLGLVMVYSASQITALQLSLPGSYFFRKQALAALIGGALLFAASRMPVKLHRALAYPILAGAVFLMVLVQVPGIGMAVNGNQNWISLGGSFQIQPSEFGKLALVLWGADLIARKQDKKLLTQWKHMLVPLVPVAFMLLGLIMLGGDMGTAIILTAILFGLLWLAGAPTRLFAGVLSIAGLIGVVLIKTSPNRMARLACIGATEPKAGVADCWQAVHGIYALASGGLFGSGLGASVEKWGQLPEAHTDFIFAVTGEELGLSGTLSVLALFAALGYAGIRVAGRTEDPFVRYAAGGVTTWITAQAVINIGAVLGLLPIAGVPLPLFSYGGSALLPTMFAIGLLIAFARDEPAARAALATRQPRFGRKRAGGSGAERGPRRWNTMRRRATAARSSGER; encoded by the coding sequence ATGCCCAGTAGCCGTACCGGCCGGCCACCCGTGCAGCGGGCGTCCCGGCGCCCGGCCGTGTCCCGTCCCGCGCGCGAGAACCCCGTACAGCGCTTCTACGGGCGCGCGAAACGGGCCTGGGACCGGCCGCTGACCGCCTACTACCTGATCCTCGGCGGCAGCGTGCTGATCACCGTGCTGGGTCTGGTGATGGTCTACTCGGCCTCCCAGATCACCGCGCTGCAGCTGTCGCTGCCCGGGTCGTACTTCTTCCGCAAGCAGGCGCTCGCCGCGCTCATCGGCGGCGCGCTGCTGTTCGCCGCCTCCCGGATGCCGGTGAAGCTGCACCGGGCCCTGGCCTACCCGATCCTCGCCGGCGCCGTGTTCCTGATGGTCCTGGTGCAGGTACCCGGGATAGGGATGGCGGTCAACGGGAACCAGAACTGGATCTCCCTCGGCGGCTCCTTCCAGATCCAGCCCAGCGAGTTCGGCAAGCTCGCCCTCGTGCTGTGGGGCGCGGACCTGATCGCCCGCAAGCAGGACAAGAAGCTGCTGACCCAGTGGAAGCACATGCTGGTGCCCCTGGTGCCGGTCGCCTTCATGCTGCTCGGGCTGATCATGCTCGGCGGCGACATGGGCACCGCGATCATTCTCACGGCGATCCTGTTCGGCCTGCTCTGGCTCGCGGGCGCGCCGACCCGGCTGTTCGCCGGCGTGCTGTCGATCGCCGGCCTGATCGGTGTGGTCCTGATCAAGACCAGCCCCAACCGGATGGCCCGTCTCGCCTGCATCGGCGCCACGGAACCCAAGGCGGGCGTCGCCGACTGCTGGCAGGCCGTGCACGGCATCTACGCCCTGGCCTCCGGCGGACTCTTCGGATCCGGTCTCGGCGCAAGTGTGGAAAAATGGGGCCAACTCCCCGAAGCCCACACCGACTTCATCTTCGCCGTCACCGGTGAGGAACTGGGCCTGTCGGGGACGCTGTCGGTACTCGCCCTGTTCGCGGCTCTAGGCTATGCGGGTATCCGCGTGGCCGGACGCACGGAGGACCCCTTCGTGAGGTACGCCGCGGGAGGTGTGACCACCTGGATCACCGCCCAGGCGGTGATCAACATCGGTGCGGTGCTCGGCCTGCTGCCGATCGCCGGCGTCCCCCTCCCGCTGTTCTCCTACGGAGGGTCCGCCCTGCTGCCGACCATGTTCGCCATCGGGTTGCTGATCGCCTTCGCGCGCGACGAGCCCGCTGCGCGGGCGGCGCTTGCGACGCGGCAACCTCGCTTTGGTAGAAAGCGGGCGGGAGGCTCCGGTGCCGAGCGGGGGCCTCGGAGATGGAACACGATGCGACGGCGTGCCACAGCGGCGCGTTCGTCCGGAGAGCGGTGA
- the murG gene encoding undecaprenyldiphospho-muramoylpentapeptide beta-N-acetylglucosaminyltransferase gives MHVVLAGGGTAGHIEPALALADALRRQDPTVGITALGTERGLETRLVPERGYELALIPAVPLPRKPTPELITVPGRLRGTIKAAEQILERTKADAVVGFGGYVALPAYLAAKRLGVPIVIHEANARPGLANKIGSRYAARVAVSTPDSKLRDARYIGIPLRRSIATLDRAAVRPEARARFGLDPNLPTLLVSGGSQGARRLNEVVQQVAPWLQQAGIQILHAVGPKNELPQVHQMPGMPPYLPVSYLDRMDLAYAAADMMLCRAGAMTVAELSAVGLPAAYVPLPIGNGEQRLNAQPVVKAGGGLLVDDAELTPEWVQQNVLPVLGDPHRLYEMSRAASEFGRRDADELLVGMVYEAIASRR, from the coding sequence GTGCATGTCGTACTCGCCGGTGGGGGGACCGCCGGCCACATCGAGCCAGCGCTCGCCCTCGCGGACGCCCTGCGCAGGCAGGACCCGACCGTGGGAATCACGGCCCTGGGCACGGAGCGCGGTCTGGAGACGCGGCTCGTCCCGGAGCGCGGCTACGAGCTGGCGCTGATCCCGGCGGTGCCGCTGCCGCGCAAGCCCACCCCTGAACTGATCACGGTCCCGGGCCGGCTGCGCGGCACGATCAAGGCCGCCGAGCAGATCCTGGAGCGCACCAAGGCGGACGCCGTGGTCGGCTTCGGCGGCTACGTCGCCCTGCCCGCCTACCTGGCCGCCAAGCGGCTCGGTGTGCCCATCGTGATCCACGAGGCCAACGCCCGCCCGGGCCTGGCCAACAAGATCGGCTCGCGATACGCGGCCCGGGTCGCCGTCTCCACCCCGGACAGCAAGCTGCGCGACGCCCGCTACATCGGCATCCCGCTGCGCCGCTCGATCGCCACCCTGGACCGCGCCGCCGTGCGCCCGGAGGCACGCGCCCGATTCGGCCTCGACCCGAACCTGCCCACGCTGCTCGTGTCCGGCGGCTCCCAGGGCGCCCGGCGGCTGAACGAGGTCGTCCAGCAGGTCGCCCCGTGGCTCCAGCAGGCCGGCATCCAGATCCTGCACGCGGTCGGCCCGAAGAACGAACTGCCGCAGGTGCACCAGATGCCGGGGATGCCCCCCTATCTCCCGGTAAGTTACCTGGACCGGATGGACCTCGCGTACGCCGCGGCCGACATGATGCTCTGCCGCGCGGGCGCGATGACCGTCGCCGAACTCTCCGCCGTCGGGCTCCCGGCCGCCTACGTCCCGCTGCCCATCGGCAACGGCGAACAGCGGCTGAACGCCCAGCCGGTGGTCAAGGCGGGCGGCGGGCTCCTCGTCGACGACGCGGAGCTCACGCCCGAGTGGGTGCAGCAGAACGTCCTGCCCGTGCTCGGCGACCCGCACCGGCTCTACGAGATGTCCCGCGCGGCAAGCGAGTTCGGCCGCCGGGACGCCGACGAACTGCTCGTCGGCATGGTGTACGAGGCGATCGCCTCACGCCGTTAG
- a CDS encoding cell division protein FtsQ/DivIB: MAGPTTAERGDRQQESSGPPPARGLGGRRLRALAVLAVLVILLGAGGTWALYGSHWLRVGHVSVSGTRVLTPAEVREAAAVPVGAPMISVGTDTIEARLRRKLPRIDTVDVVRAWPHGIGLKVVERTPVLLVRKGGDFVEVDDDGVRFATVPDAPRGVPMLEMSVSRTGSGAASFRRFGTDRLVVEAVRVAGELPAAVARGTRAVQVRSYDAISLALADGRTVAWGSGENGRAKARALTALMKAAPGARHFDVSVPTAPASSAS; this comes from the coding sequence GTGGCCGGACCGACGACCGCCGAGCGCGGTGACCGCCAGCAGGAGTCGTCCGGCCCGCCGCCCGCCCGGGGGCTCGGAGGGCGGCGCCTGCGCGCGCTCGCCGTCCTGGCCGTGCTCGTCATCCTCCTGGGCGCCGGTGGCACTTGGGCGCTGTACGGCTCCCACTGGCTGCGCGTCGGGCACGTCTCGGTGTCCGGCACGCGTGTGCTGACCCCGGCGGAGGTGCGCGAGGCGGCCGCCGTTCCGGTGGGTGCCCCGATGATTTCCGTCGGCACGGACACCATCGAAGCCCGACTTCGCCGGAAATTGCCCCGAATTGACACCGTCGACGTGGTGCGTGCCTGGCCGCACGGAATCGGCCTGAAAGTGGTGGAGCGCACTCCGGTGCTGCTTGTCCGAAAAGGCGGCGATTTCGTCGAAGTCGACGACGACGGTGTCCGGTTCGCCACGGTTCCGGACGCGCCGAGGGGCGTTCCGATGCTGGAAATGTCCGTCTCGCGCACCGGTTCGGGCGCCGCGAGTTTCCGGCGCTTCGGGACCGACCGGCTCGTGGTCGAGGCGGTCCGGGTCGCCGGTGAGCTGCCGGCCGCGGTCGCACGGGGCACCCGGGCCGTCCAAGTCCGCTCCTACGACGCCATCTCGCTGGCCCTGGCCGACGGGCGCACGGTCGCCTGGGGAAGCGGCGAGAACGGCCGCGCCAAGGCACGAGCCCTCACAGCACTCATGAAAGCAGCTCCCGGTGCGCGGCACTTCGACGTGAGTGTCCCCACCGCCCCTGCGTCATCGGCGAGTTGA
- the ftsZ gene encoding cell division protein FtsZ yields the protein MAAPQNYLAVIKVIGVGGGGVNAINRMIEVGLKGVEFIAINTDAQALLMSDADVKLDVGRELTRGLGAGANPAVGRKAAEDHREEIEEVLKGADMVFVTAGEGGGTGTGGAPVVANIARSLGALTIGVVTRPFTFEGRRRANQAEDGIAELREEVDTLIVIPNDRLLSISDRQVSVLDAFKSADQVLLSGVQGITDLITTPGLINLDFADVKSVMSEAGSALMGIGSARGDDRAVAAAEMAISSPLLEASIDGARGVLLSISGGSDLGLFEINEAAQLVSEAAHPEANIIFGAVIDDALGDEVRVTVIAAGFDGGQPPARRDNVLGSASASSSSAPRRDEPAPARPAEPSRPSFGSLGSVKPKEEPEQAPEPVAEIPVVPPVTPAPRTYTDSGAEELDVPDFLK from the coding sequence GTGGCAGCACCGCAGAACTACCTCGCAGTCATCAAGGTCATCGGTGTCGGCGGCGGTGGTGTCAATGCCATCAACCGGATGATCGAGGTCGGTCTCAAGGGCGTCGAGTTCATCGCCATCAACACCGACGCACAGGCGCTGTTGATGAGCGACGCCGACGTCAAGCTCGACGTCGGCCGTGAACTCACCCGCGGACTCGGCGCCGGAGCCAACCCGGCCGTCGGCCGCAAGGCCGCCGAGGACCACCGCGAGGAGATCGAGGAGGTCCTCAAGGGGGCCGACATGGTCTTCGTGACGGCCGGTGAGGGCGGCGGCACCGGCACCGGCGGCGCGCCGGTGGTGGCCAACATCGCGCGCTCCCTCGGCGCCCTCACCATCGGTGTGGTGACGCGCCCGTTCACCTTCGAGGGACGGCGCCGCGCGAACCAGGCCGAGGACGGCATCGCAGAACTGCGCGAAGAGGTCGACACCCTCATCGTCATCCCCAACGACCGGCTGCTGTCCATCTCGGACCGCCAGGTCTCGGTCCTGGACGCCTTCAAGTCCGCGGACCAGGTCCTGCTCTCCGGTGTCCAGGGCATCACCGACCTCATCACCACCCCCGGTCTGATCAACCTCGACTTCGCCGACGTCAAGTCGGTCATGTCCGAGGCCGGTTCGGCCCTCATGGGCATCGGTTCGGCCCGCGGCGACGACCGGGCGGTGGCCGCGGCCGAGATGGCGATCTCCTCGCCGCTGCTGGAGGCGTCCATCGACGGCGCCCGCGGTGTGCTGCTCTCCATCTCCGGCGGCTCCGACCTCGGCCTCTTCGAGATCAACGAGGCCGCCCAGCTGGTCAGCGAGGCCGCCCACCCCGAGGCCAACATCATCTTCGGCGCGGTCATCGACGACGCCCTCGGCGACGAGGTCCGGGTCACCGTGATCGCGGCCGGCTTCGACGGCGGCCAGCCGCCGGCCCGCCGGGACAACGTGCTCGGCTCGGCCTCCGCCTCCTCGTCCTCCGCGCCCCGCCGCGACGAGCCAGCCCCGGCGCGGCCGGCCGAGCCCAGCCGCCCGTCCTTCGGCTCGCTCGGCAGCGTGAAGCCGAAGGAGGAGCCGGAGCAGGCGCCCGAGCCGGTGGCCGAGATCCCGGTCGTCCCGCCGGTCACCCCGGCCCCCCGCACCTACACGGACAGCGGGGCCGAGGAGCTGGACGTGCCGGACTTCCTCAAGTGA
- the pgeF gene encoding peptidoglycan editing factor PgeF, whose translation MIGQRESVSGAHFAFTDRWGGVSAAPYEELNLGGAVGDTPEAVRGNRELAAKSLGLEAGRVVWMNQVHGADVAVVDEPWGERPVPEVDAIVTVRRGLALAVLTADCVPVLLADPVAGVVAAAHAGRPGMTKGVVTAAVRAMTGLGAEPERIVARTGPAVCGRCYEVPEQMRAEVAAVEPAAHAVTGWGTPAVDVSAGVHAQLDRLGVCDRAQSPVCTLESDDHFSYRRDRTTGRLAGYVWLD comes from the coding sequence GTGATAGGACAGCGCGAGAGCGTGAGCGGCGCGCACTTCGCCTTCACCGACCGGTGGGGCGGGGTGAGCGCCGCTCCGTATGAGGAGCTCAACCTCGGCGGCGCGGTCGGCGACACGCCCGAGGCGGTGCGGGGCAACCGGGAGCTGGCGGCGAAGTCGCTGGGCCTGGAAGCCGGCCGGGTCGTCTGGATGAACCAGGTGCACGGCGCCGACGTGGCCGTGGTCGACGAGCCCTGGGGTGAGCGGCCGGTGCCGGAGGTGGACGCGATCGTCACCGTCCGTCGCGGACTCGCACTCGCGGTCCTCACCGCCGACTGCGTGCCGGTACTGCTGGCCGACCCCGTCGCCGGGGTGGTGGCCGCCGCCCACGCCGGCCGGCCCGGCATGACCAAGGGGGTCGTCACCGCCGCCGTGCGGGCCATGACCGGACTCGGTGCCGAACCGGAGCGCATCGTCGCCCGCACCGGACCGGCCGTGTGCGGCCGGTGTTACGAGGTGCCGGAGCAGATGCGCGCAGAGGTGGCCGCCGTCGAGCCGGCGGCGCACGCTGTAACCGGCTGGGGCACGCCGGCGGTCGACGTGAGCGCCGGGGTGCACGCGCAGCTCGACCGGCTCGGGGTGTGCGACCGGGCGCAGTCGCCGGTGTGCACGCTGGAGTCGGACGACCACTTCTCGTACCGCCGTGACCGCACGACCGGGCGGCTCGCGGGCTATGTGTGGCTGGACTGA
- a CDS encoding YggS family pyridoxal phosphate-dependent enzyme codes for MTDRRTELAANLAKVEERITAACVAAGREREEVTLIVVTKTYPASDVRILSELGVRHVAENRDQDAAPKAQACADLPLSWHFVGQLQTNKVRSVVGYADVVQSVDRSRLVTTLSKEAVRAGREVGCLIQVALDAGASGRGERGGIGPDGIEELADLVARADGLRLDGLMTVAPLSGEYAGREQAAFGRLMDLSTDLRRAHPAATMVSAGMSADLEQAVAAGATHVRVGTAVLGVRPRLR; via the coding sequence ATGACGGACCGTAGAACCGAACTCGCCGCGAATCTGGCGAAGGTGGAGGAGCGCATCACCGCCGCGTGCGTGGCGGCCGGGCGCGAGCGGGAGGAGGTGACCCTGATCGTGGTCACCAAGACCTACCCGGCGAGCGATGTGCGGATCCTGTCGGAGCTCGGCGTGCGCCACGTCGCCGAGAACCGCGACCAGGACGCGGCGCCGAAGGCGCAGGCCTGTGCCGATCTGCCCCTCTCGTGGCACTTCGTCGGCCAGCTCCAGACCAACAAGGTCCGCTCCGTGGTCGGATACGCCGACGTCGTGCAGTCCGTCGACCGCTCCCGGCTGGTCACGACGCTGTCGAAGGAGGCGGTGCGGGCCGGGCGCGAGGTGGGCTGCCTGATCCAGGTCGCGCTCGACGCCGGCGCGAGCGGCCGCGGCGAGCGCGGTGGGATCGGCCCCGACGGAATCGAAGAGTTGGCCGATCTGGTGGCGCGGGCCGACGGGCTGCGGCTCGACGGACTGATGACCGTCGCCCCGCTCTCCGGGGAGTACGCGGGGCGCGAACAGGCGGCGTTCGGGCGGCTCATGGATTTGTCGACTGACCTGCGCCGAGCCCATCCGGCTGCAACCATGGTGTCCGCAGGGATGAGTGCGGACCTCGAACAGGCCGTGGCGGCCGGAGCGACACATGTGCGCGTCGGCACTGCGGTACTCGGAGTCCGACCCAGGCTCCGGTAA
- a CDS encoding cell division protein SepF, protein MAGAMRKMAVYLGLVEDDGYDGRGFDPDDDFEPELDPEPERDHRRHEPSHQAHGAHQSQRDEEVRIVQPPAQREPMARATSLAAESGRPARIAPVASITQERQSLEKNAPVIMPKVVSEREPYRITTLHPRTYNEARTIGEHFREGTPVIMNLTEMDDTDAKRLVDFAAGLVFGLHGSIERVTQKVFLLSPANVDVTAEDKARIAEGGFFNQS, encoded by the coding sequence ATGGCCGGCGCGATGCGCAAGATGGCGGTCTACCTCGGCCTCGTGGAGGACGATGGGTACGACGGCCGCGGATTCGACCCCGACGACGACTTCGAGCCCGAACTGGACCCGGAGCCCGAGCGGGACCACCGACGGCACGAGCCGTCCCACCAGGCGCACGGTGCACATCAGTCCCAAAGGGACGAAGAGGTGCGAATCGTGCAACCGCCCGCGCAGCGCGAGCCGATGGCCCGAGCGACCTCGCTCGCCGCGGAATCCGGACGTCCGGCGCGTATCGCGCCCGTGGCATCCATCACACAAGAACGCCAGTCCCTGGAGAAGAACGCACCGGTGATCATGCCCAAGGTCGTGTCGGAACGAGAGCCGTACCGGATCACCACGCTTCACCCCCGGACGTACAACGAGGCCCGTACCATCGGGGAACACTTCCGTGAGGGCACCCCGGTGATCATGAATCTGACTGAGATGGATGACACAGACGCAAAGCGACTTGTCGACTTTGCGGCCGGTTTGGTGTTTGGTCTTCACGGCAGCATCGAGCGGGTGACGCAGAAGGTGTTCCTGTTGTCTCCTGCTAACGTCGATGTCACGGCGGAGGACAAGGCCCGCATCGCAGAGGGCGGGTTCTTCAACCAGAGCTGA
- a CDS encoding YggT family protein has protein sequence MSVFAQVIYIALMVFLVVLIFRLVMDYVFQFARSWQPGKAMVVVLEATYTVTDPPLKLLRRFIPPLRLGGVALDLSFFVLMIIVYILISLTSLAR, from the coding sequence ATGAGCGTGTTCGCGCAGGTGATCTACATCGCGCTGATGGTGTTCCTCGTCGTGCTCATCTTCCGGCTGGTCATGGATTACGTGTTCCAGTTCGCCCGCTCGTGGCAACCCGGCAAGGCGATGGTGGTCGTACTGGAGGCCACCTACACTGTCACCGATCCACCGTTGAAGCTTCTGCGGCGGTTCATCCCGCCGCTGCGTCTCGGGGGCGTGGCGCTCGACCTGTCCTTCTTCGTGCTGATGATCATCGTCTACATTCTCATCTCCCTCACGAGCCTAGCGAGATGA
- a CDS encoding DivIVA domain-containing protein — protein sequence MPLTPEDVRNKQFTTVRLREGYDEDEVDAFLDEVEAELTRLLRENEDLRAKLAAATRAAAQNQQNMRKPPEQDQQHPQQQGMRGPGAPVPAGISGPPQQQMGGPMGGPPQLPSGAPQLPAGPSGQGGPQGPGPMGQGPMGQGPMGQGPMGQGPMGQGPMGGQPPMQQQMGGPMGGPMGGPMGGPGQGPGGDSAARVLSLAQQTADQAIAEARSEANKIVGEARSRAEGLERDARAKADALERDAQEKHRVAMGSLESARATLERKVEDLRGFEREYRTRLKSYLESQLRQLETQADDSLAPPRTPATASLPPSPAPSMAPAGASAPSYGGNQTMGGSSAPSAPSYGGQQQMTPAMTQPMAPVRPQGPSPMGQAPSPMRGFLIDEDDN from the coding sequence ATGCCGTTGACCCCCGAGGACGTGCGGAACAAGCAGTTCACGACCGTCCGCCTCCGAGAAGGCTATGACGAGGACGAGGTCGATGCCTTCCTCGACGAGGTCGAAGCCGAACTGACCCGTCTGCTCCGCGAGAACGAGGACCTGCGCGCCAAGCTGGCCGCGGCCACGCGCGCTGCTGCCCAGAACCAGCAGAACATGCGCAAGCCTCCGGAGCAGGACCAGCAGCATCCTCAGCAGCAGGGCATGCGAGGTCCCGGCGCGCCGGTGCCCGCCGGCATATCGGGCCCGCCGCAGCAGCAGATGGGTGGCCCCATGGGTGGCCCGCCCCAGCTGCCGAGCGGTGCCCCGCAGCTGCCTGCCGGCCCCAGCGGCCAGGGCGGCCCGCAGGGTCCCGGCCCGATGGGTCAGGGTCCGATGGGCCAGGGTCCGATGGGTCAGGGTCCGATGGGTCAGGGCCCCATGGGTCAGGGCCCCATGGGCGGTCAGCCGCCCATGCAGCAGCAGATGGGTGGCCCGATGGGCGGCCCCATGGGCGGTCCGATGGGCGGCCCCGGTCAGGGCCCCGGTGGCGACAGCGCCGCCCGTGTCCTCTCGCTGGCTCAGCAGACCGCCGACCAGGCGATCGCCGAGGCCCGCTCCGAGGCCAACAAGATCGTCGGTGAGGCCCGCAGCCGCGCCGAGGGTCTGGAGCGTGACGCCCGCGCCAAGGCCGACGCCCTGGAGCGGGACGCGCAGGAGAAGCACCGCGTCGCCATGGGCTCCCTGGAGTCCGCCCGCGCCACGCTGGAGCGCAAGGTCGAGGACCTGCGCGGCTTCGAGCGCGAGTACCGCACGCGTCTGAAGTCGTACCTCGAGTCCCAGCTGCGTCAGCTGGAGACCCAGGCCGACGACTCCCTGGCGCCGCCGCGTACTCCGGCGACCGCGTCGCTGCCGCCGTCCCCGGCGCCCTCCATGGCTCCGGCCGGCGCGAGCGCCCCGTCCTACGGCGGCAACCAGACGATGGGCGGCTCGTCCGCTCCGTCCGCCCCGTCCTACGGCGGCCAGCAGCAGATGACCCCGGCCATGACCCAGCCCATGGCCCCGGTCCGTCCGCAGGGTCCGTCCCCGATGGGCCAGGCTCCCTCGCCGATGCGCGGGTTCCTGATCGACGAGGACGACAACTGA